Sequence from the Onthophagus taurus isolate NC unplaced genomic scaffold, IU_Otau_3.0 ScKx7SY_15, whole genome shotgun sequence genome:
ACTATAGTTTGTCCACgattattgaaattgattccataaatttgttttttaaataaatttttgaataaaggtttaaacgtcaatgtgactcaaattcaatgttacaactgtaaccaacttcacaacaatttgtcaaaattagatgtcagttttataaaacgtcgttttctttatgaaaattaattaatttatgcttaaatcatacgaaaaaaggaatttgtttatgtttttttttaatgtcaaacctttagaatctcctaaaaaattgaattaaattgacgttttttgaatttttaacgtttcaaataattattattagtctggtcaagatggctacccgtgaataatgattattattcaccgctattattcactccgtgaaaaatgactaccattttgttttagaaaactcattcataaggtatatattcATAGCAAATTCATAGCAAAATcaattatgattatttattcatcttttttttttcaaaattattatataaaacacACGTGTACGGTGTCTGTACGGtgcatatattatttattaaaatatttatttaaccaaatttatttatttatattgtggACCACATATATACCTCCACAATTTGGTGACCCCGAAGATTATTGAACCTGcaaccaataataaattaaaacctgTATCCGGCAAATTAGAACCTGCACACGAAGATGATTTGAACCTAACCCCGACGAATTTTTGAACCTGCCctaacgattattttaaaccTACACCCGAAGATGATTTTGAACCTGCCTCCAACGAATTTTTGAACCTGCTCTCGACAAATATCAATTGACAACAAGATGTCAAATTGCAACAAGCCGCCATGCCAGTCGGGCAACCGTCAAGacttcgaaaattttacagtCGTGTGCCGGTAAGCCATTTATCTTTCTATAGAGCTAAGAATATAAAGAGGaatcaaatcaaataaaagtgcattttttaacaattttattaaaataacggTTCCCGCTGATGGTGACTCAACCGCCAACTCACTCGCTAACTCACCAGCGATCCCACTCGCGAAACAAGCCGCTAACTCACCAGCGCACCCAATCACGAACTCACCCGTGAAGTTAATCGCTAACTCACCAGCGATCCCACTCGCGAAATCAATCGCTAACTCACCAGCGAATTCAACCAATTCAACAATTAACCCAACGGTCGATTCAATATCAATCATCAATACATTAATGCAATAACCTGCTCAACAAATGATACAACTACCaattaaatatcaacaattaacCCCAAAACCGTCACCACAGCgaggtaaatatttaaacaaacacAAAAGTGTGTGTAACAgtgtaaaacaacaaaatattcaaaaaaattaatttgtaaatatgGATTTTTTGACCACCACACCATATTCCTCTTTTTATTCATCTTTATAGGAGGGGAAGTAGCTGTAGCATGCTGTGCACACGACATGTAGAAAATCAAGTTCGTGttgtaaaacaaaatcaattatgattatttattcatcttttatttcaaaattattatataaaacacACGTGTACGGTGTGTGTACGGtgcatatattatttattaaaatatttatttaaccaaatttatttatttatattgtggACTATATATACCTCCAcagtatatattataaggtagtcgtggacaaagtatatttttgtatttaaacgAATACATTCCCATTGGTGCCTTTGGTTTATACAGTAAACATGAAAGAAACTTATGAAACCATGGCTTCGCTGGCAACTTTGCTCTGATATAAAAGTTCTTGCATTACTTACAGATTTACAGAGTGGGTTTACGAAATATTGCTGCTTTCGTGCCTATGGGACAGCCGTGACACTAAACACCACTATACAGTCATGAAGTGGAATATAAGAAAATCATATGTTGCAGcaaaagaaaatgtgaaaaacaCTTCATTGGTTAATCCCGCCAAAATCATTTTGCCTCCGCTTCAATCAAGTTGGACCTTATGAAGGACTTTGTGAAAGCTTTGGATAAAAGAGGACAGGCCTTCAAGCAGTTGAAAGAAAAGTTTCCCAAATTGAGTGAAGCAAAGCTGAAAGAGTTGAAAGGTATATATGTTGGGCTACAActaagaaaattattgaaagATCCAGcctttgataccaaactcacAAATATTGGGCGCGGTCAGCGGACACAGCAGCTGAGTAGCTGAGCCACATCAGATTCTGAACGGTATCGCTGGTTTACCGCTGAAACTCAGCGCTGGCCGTTTTTAACAGCGCTTTggtttgacgtttaaatgaaagtgacagaaagtggGTGAAGTCGTGAAGTGAGGTTAATATAATCCCACCTAGCCGTGGCCTAACTTTGACATTCATACAACAAAATGGATGCTGAGAAAATAAGTAATGGTAAGTTTGTTcgtatttaaattatttatcacAATAAGTATTTTACTATTGTATGAAATAActaaattgtatattttaacGGTAACATGCAACAGCCAACGTGGGTTTTCTACATCTTAACAGTATCTTaggttttatttgaattctCTTATTTTACTCTAGATGATTTAACCTATTACCTTGTCGACACCCAAGATAAAAATACAGAAGAAAACAGGAATATTAGTACTGTAGAAGAAGAAGGAAGGGGCGAACACTTCGATGTAGAAATATATGAAGGTCTGTACATACAAGTATAACTATATATTCATGtatataaatatgatttgtGTAAATCTTGTAGATAAATTTATATGGACACATTCAGCAACAATGCTTTTCTTAGCGGAATATGAAAAGAGGAAGGACATGTTCCAAAATcccaaaaattcaaaaatccgGCAACTTGAACTAGAAGAAGAAAAGTTGGAAGATATGAAAAAGATACGTGTAAGTTTTGaggaatacaataaaattcaaagagagaaattagaactttttaaaaaatatttaaatttataaatttttttatgtgtttCTAAACCTAGTATACAtaagtatataaaaaaaagtttgtaattagttataataaattattacatgtaaatacaacatttattacatatttactttatttttataaccaatAATGTACAGTGTGGTGATAAAGTCTGGAATATAATTCATAATTgcgttatttaatattttcaagaaaaacgcTAGGACAGGTCACTTTTTTCCATAGAACTAGTTACTACTTAAATgatgatgtaaaaaaattgatagcccacacaacaattaaaaaaaaaataaataaatagataattcactttaaaaaataaaaacgtaacTATTGCCTGAAAACATTTAATAACgcaattatgaattatgttccaaactttatcatcacaCTGTGTTATTATAGCAGTTTTATTGTGAGGGTACCAAAAGTGAGGCAATGAAATTTCGCTTTAAGGAACCAGTGTTACGTTCGTTATGATCGTTGTTTTCCTGTCTGCAGTCCTGAGTCTCATTTTCATCATCTATTTCCATGTGATCATGcttcaaaacaaaattatgtaGAATACAACATACCGCAATAACATTTGGAATTTCTTGTCTCAGAGACATGTCCAGATATTTTAACCGTCTCCACTTTCCTAAAAGACTATTCATGAAATAATCCACGGTACAAGGCCTTTAAATGCAAAGTTGATATATccaatataaaataagttattagaaataaaacagtGCAATACTAAATGgtagcgaaaaaaataaaataaatcactaaaaataaaatagtaccttttaataatgaaaatgctCGTTCAATCGCTGATCTTTGACTGTTGAGGCGTACATTAAAAGTCGACTGTACCCTTGTTAAATGTCCATTATCTAGATATGGCTTTAGTAGGCTAGTCATCAAAGGATATGCAGCATCCCCTAAAATATGCTGATGAGGTAATAATAATGGTGGGTGGTCACGTAACTTCTGGAACAGTGGGCTATTACGAAAGACTCTAGCGTCATGCATTCGTCCAGGCATCCCCACAAATATATCAGTTAGTACACACTTGTCATCACAAACAGCTTGTAATATCACTGAATGTTGTTCTTTTCTGTTGTAGTAATCTATAGGATTGTTAATAGGctgttttataataatgtgGGTTCCATCAATAGCACCAACTATACCAGGAATGCCTGTaagacatttttaatataagcACAAGATAAACTGTGTTATCTCCCCTTTATGTATTTACCAGAACGTGATTTAAATCTTGTTTCAATTGCAGCTATCTCCTGGCGATTTGGCCAACGAATATATTGGTCTTTTAAATGaagtattaaagaaattatttcaagGAATACAAAATGCGCTGCACTCTTTGACACCCCAAAGCGTTCTCCGACAGCTAGGAAACTTTCTGGTTTTGCAAGCAGCCATATCGTAAGGAGCATCTTCTTGTCAAAAGCTACATACGATTGAACCTTATGATGTGGAAAAACTTGTGTTGACAATTcctaaatttataataatgttaGGCATATTATATCTTTGTTGGCAATAATTGTTCAAATTTACATACCTCGAAAGTTGTCTTGGACATCCTGAAGTGGCTTTTGAATCCACTTAATCTATAGTTtggtataattttttcataataattattgtggATCGGTGGCTGTTTATATTGAGGCTAACTTTGTGTGATGTTATTAGCAAGGTTATCCAATACCATTAAGATATTCATATCTAAATCATcatcgtttaaaaaataatccacTACCAAACGTTTATTACGATTTGTATCGACCATTTTTAGCAAACACGTATAATACGGGACTTAACTAATCTAATACTGTCAACCAAGACAGTTTAGACATTTAAT
This genomic interval carries:
- the LOC139432439 gene encoding uncharacterized protein; protein product: MSKTTFEELSTQVFPHHKVQSYVAFDKKMLLTIWLLAKPESFLAVGERFGVSKSAAHFVFLEIISLILHLKDQYIRWPNRQEIAAIETRFKSRSGIPGIVGAIDGTHIIIKQPINNPIDYYNRKEQHSVILQAVCDDKCVLTDIFVGMPGRMHDARVFRNSPLFQKLRDHPPLLLPHQHILGDAAYPLMTSLLKPYLDNGHLTRVQSTFNVRLNSQRSAIERAFSLLKGTILFLVIYFIFFATI